A window of Natronolimnobius sp. AArcel1 contains these coding sequences:
- a CDS encoding ribbon-helix-helix domain-containing protein, with protein sequence MSGTDTGTGENGPEMVQINLRLSKAFLEDIDTTWEEEGFNSRSEFLRYAARDAVKHPEFSREGWKQIAASEHELRSGDDDLVSRDEVLELMEQNDDAE encoded by the coding sequence ATGTCTGGTACAGATACCGGGACCGGCGAGAACGGACCGGAGATGGTCCAGATCAACCTCCGCTTGAGCAAGGCCTTTCTCGAGGATATCGATACAACGTGGGAAGAAGAGGGCTTCAACTCTCGAAGTGAATTCCTTCGCTACGCCGCTCGAGATGCGGTGAAACATCCGGAATTCTCTCGCGAAGGGTGGAAGCAGATCGCGGCAAGCGAACACGAACTTCGATCTGGTGACGATGACCTCGTTTCGCGAGACGAAGTGCTCGAGTTGATGGAGCAGAACGACGATGCCGAGTAA
- a CDS encoding type II toxin-antitoxin system RelE/ParE family toxin, with protein sequence MPSNEDWTWKFTPRAADQFAELDPHVQDRIVSKLDEVVDSAWRDPTDFLEPLTGGPFSKLRIGQYRLACTLTHGTAVLEVHRIEHRSGAYTADD encoded by the coding sequence ATGCCGAGTAACGAGGACTGGACCTGGAAATTCACGCCGCGTGCTGCCGACCAGTTCGCTGAACTGGATCCGCATGTTCAAGACCGAATCGTGTCGAAACTCGACGAGGTCGTGGATTCGGCCTGGCGAGATCCAACAGATTTTCTCGAGCCACTAACCGGTGGGCCGTTTTCCAAACTTCGTATCGGACAGTATCGACTGGCCTGTACGCTCACCCACGGCACAGCGGTCCTCGAAGTGCATCGAATCGAGCACCGAAGCGGCGCATACACAGCTGACGATTGA
- a CDS encoding PGF-CTERM sorting domain-containing protein, producing MNRRQVLATLGCLSVSAVPGAASARSDEDDCELTEIATAMSGDEVIATEEVPKAWWDQVERSRDVADELYAELADEPWFERIGRSSGEDEICERNVFVVTVYTSDEEAAQSALEESRDGVPITIDEVSDDEEPEPLGGSMDGAADEDDDNESTDDERPAENETDTSHDDLNGESDSVNETTSGDNGANSSDADAVDNETDTAGDSDSIPGFGVLGTLAGLGGVGYLLANHHRDDHA from the coding sequence ATGAACCGACGGCAGGTACTCGCAACTCTTGGCTGTCTTTCTGTGAGCGCGGTCCCCGGGGCCGCGAGTGCACGCTCCGACGAAGATGACTGTGAACTGACTGAGATTGCGACAGCCATGTCGGGTGATGAGGTCATTGCAACTGAAGAAGTTCCCAAAGCGTGGTGGGACCAGGTCGAACGCTCGCGTGATGTCGCGGACGAATTGTACGCGGAATTGGCAGACGAACCCTGGTTCGAGAGGATCGGTCGCTCGTCCGGTGAGGACGAAATTTGCGAACGCAACGTCTTCGTCGTCACGGTGTACACCTCGGACGAAGAGGCGGCCCAGTCGGCACTCGAGGAGTCTCGAGACGGAGTCCCGATCACTATCGACGAGGTGAGCGACGACGAGGAACCGGAACCATTGGGCGGATCCATGGACGGCGCGGCCGACGAGGACGACGACAACGAGTCTACAGACGACGAGAGGCCGGCTGAGAATGAGACCGACACGTCGCACGACGACCTCAATGGCGAAAGCGACTCCGTGAACGAAACGACGAGTGGCGACAATGGTGCCAACTCGAGCGACGCCGATGCCGTAGACAACGAAACCGACACGGCTGGCGACAGCGATTCGATTCCTGGATTTGGCGTCCTCGGCACGCTCGCTGGGCTCGGTGGAGTCGGATACCTTCTGGCGAACCACCACCGCGACGATCACGCCTGA
- a CDS encoding HD domain-containing protein, protein MLETVRRRARPYLADAPPAHDWHHVERVETLAETLIDRHPDTVDERTVRLAVLLHDIGREREDRGKIDDHAQWGAREAATILEEVGAGPDTIDAVTHCIRSHRYSNAIEPETLEAKLVSDADNLDALGAVGIARVFAHGGAVGSPIFDSETPPAEDTTTVGKTQYNHIHAKILDLPDRMYTDAGAALAETRVQFVREYITQFDHERRGEQ, encoded by the coding sequence ATGCTCGAGACAGTTCGCCGTCGCGCACGGCCGTATTTGGCGGATGCACCGCCGGCCCACGACTGGCATCACGTCGAGCGAGTTGAAACGCTTGCAGAGACGCTTATCGACCGCCATCCGGACACAGTCGACGAGCGAACGGTCCGACTCGCGGTCTTACTCCACGATATCGGCCGGGAGCGCGAGGATCGCGGCAAAATAGACGATCATGCACAGTGGGGTGCCCGCGAAGCCGCGACGATTCTCGAGGAGGTCGGTGCCGGACCGGACACCATCGACGCCGTTACTCACTGTATCCGTTCCCATCGGTACTCGAACGCGATTGAACCGGAAACGCTCGAGGCGAAACTCGTCTCGGATGCGGATAATCTCGATGCGCTCGGCGCAGTTGGCATTGCGCGGGTGTTCGCCCACGGCGGTGCAGTTGGATCGCCAATTTTCGATTCGGAGACGCCGCCTGCTGAGGATACGACGACTGTGGGGAAGACCCAGTACAACCACATTCATGCAAAAATCCTCGACTTACCGGATCGGATGTACACTGACGCTGGCGCGGCCCTCGCCGAGACGCGAGTGCAGTTCGTCCGCGAGTACATCACACAGTTCGATCACGAACGTCGTGGCGAGCAGTAA
- a CDS encoding aminotransferase class V-fold PLP-dependent enzyme: MSQQNLESLDVEAIREEFPILEREFDGQQVVYLDNAATTQTPDPVVDAMSEYYREYNSNIHRGIHHLSQEASIAYEEAHDRVADFINADGREEVIFTKNTTESENLVAYSWGLNELEAGDRVVLTEMEHHASLVTWQQIAQQTGADVEYIQVDEDGRLDMDHARELIDDDTALVSAVHVSNTLGTVNPVSELTDLAHEHGALSFIDGAQAVPNRPVDVSEIDADFYAFSGHKMAGPTGIGVLYGKQALLEDMQPYLYGGGMIRKVTFDDSTWGDLPWKFEPGTPPIAEAVGLVAAIDWLEEIGMERIEAHEEEIARYAYEQLEAEGDVEIYGPEPGPDRGGLVSFNVEGVHAHDLASIMNDHTVAVRAGDHCTQPLHDKLGVPASTRASFYVYNTREEVDKLVAALEDARQLFA; this comes from the coding sequence ATGAGTCAGCAGAATCTCGAGTCGCTCGACGTCGAGGCGATCCGCGAGGAGTTTCCCATTCTCGAGCGGGAGTTCGACGGCCAGCAGGTCGTCTATCTCGATAACGCGGCGACGACCCAGACACCGGACCCGGTCGTCGACGCGATGAGTGAGTACTACCGCGAGTACAACTCGAACATCCATCGCGGAATTCATCACCTGAGCCAGGAGGCCTCCATCGCCTACGAGGAGGCTCACGACCGCGTCGCCGACTTTATCAACGCCGACGGGCGCGAGGAAGTCATCTTCACGAAGAACACGACCGAAAGCGAGAATCTGGTCGCGTATTCGTGGGGCCTGAACGAACTCGAGGCGGGCGACCGCGTCGTGCTGACAGAGATGGAACACCACGCGTCGCTGGTCACGTGGCAACAGATCGCCCAGCAGACAGGTGCCGATGTCGAGTACATTCAGGTCGACGAGGATGGCCGACTCGATATGGACCACGCCCGCGAGTTGATCGACGACGATACCGCACTCGTCTCGGCGGTCCACGTCTCGAACACGCTCGGGACGGTCAATCCCGTCTCCGAACTGACCGACCTCGCCCACGAACACGGCGCACTCTCCTTTATCGATGGCGCGCAGGCGGTTCCCAACCGCCCCGTCGACGTGAGCGAGATTGATGCCGACTTCTATGCCTTCTCGGGACACAAGATGGCCGGACCCACCGGCATCGGCGTCCTCTACGGCAAGCAAGCGTTGCTCGAGGACATGCAGCCCTATCTCTACGGCGGCGGGATGATCCGCAAGGTCACGTTCGACGACTCGACATGGGGTGACCTGCCCTGGAAGTTCGAACCCGGTACACCGCCAATTGCCGAGGCAGTCGGTCTCGTCGCCGCCATCGACTGGCTCGAGGAGATCGGCATGGAACGAATCGAGGCCCACGAAGAGGAGATTGCCCGCTACGCCTACGAGCAACTCGAGGCGGAAGGCGACGTGGAGATCTATGGCCCCGAACCCGGACCGGACCGCGGCGGCCTCGTCAGTTTCAACGTTGAGGGCGTCCACGCCCACGATCTGGCCTCGATTATGAACGACCACACGGTCGCCGTCCGCGCGGGCGATCACTGTACCCAGCCACTACACGACAAACTGGGCGTTCCGGCCTCGACTCGAGCGTCCTTTTACGTATACAACACGCGCGAAGAGGTCGACAAGTTGGTTGCCGCACTCGAGGATGCGCGGCAACTGTTCGCGTAA
- a CDS encoding ABC transporter ATP-binding protein: MTAIETTALTKQYGDVTAVDGLELTVREGEVFGFLGPNGAGKSTTINMLLDFVRPTSGSATVLGYDAQTEADQISERVGILPEGFDIYPRLTGRRHVEFAIETKRADDDPEKLLERVALDSDAWDRPAGGYSTGMRQRLAMAMALVDDPDVLIMDEPSSGLDPHGIRELQDLVRAEADRGTTVFFSSHILEHVDAICDRIGVLTNGTLVAVNTIDGLRDSLGGDATVTLTFADSPEAYLETAESVEGISEVTPTARTLECAVATPEAKAPLITALDQAGATIRDVQISDVSLESLFTQLTDEPNADSETGAPNEKHDEQSPAESESQTEPVQAEASE, translated from the coding sequence ATGACAGCAATCGAAACGACCGCCTTGACGAAACAGTACGGCGACGTCACCGCCGTCGATGGCCTCGAGTTGACGGTCCGGGAGGGAGAGGTGTTCGGCTTTCTGGGACCGAACGGGGCTGGCAAGTCGACGACGATCAACATGCTGCTCGATTTCGTCCGCCCGACAAGTGGCTCTGCGACAGTGCTTGGCTACGACGCCCAGACGGAGGCCGACCAGATCAGCGAGCGGGTCGGAATCCTTCCCGAAGGCTTCGATATCTACCCACGGCTTACCGGCCGCCGACACGTCGAGTTCGCCATCGAGACGAAACGGGCCGACGACGATCCCGAGAAACTCCTCGAGCGTGTCGCCCTCGATTCCGATGCGTGGGATCGACCGGCCGGCGGCTACTCGACCGGCATGCGCCAGCGCCTCGCGATGGCGATGGCACTCGTCGACGACCCCGACGTGCTCATCATGGACGAGCCCTCCTCCGGCCTCGACCCTCACGGCATCCGCGAGTTGCAAGACCTCGTCCGCGCGGAAGCCGACCGCGGCACGACCGTCTTCTTCTCGAGCCATATCTTAGAGCACGTCGACGCGATCTGTGACCGAATCGGTGTTCTGACGAACGGCACGCTCGTCGCCGTCAATACGATTGACGGCCTCCGGGACTCACTCGGCGGCGACGCGACAGTGACGCTGACGTTTGCTGACTCGCCGGAGGCGTATCTCGAGACCGCCGAGTCGGTCGAGGGAATCAGCGAGGTGACGCCAACGGCACGGACCCTCGAGTGTGCCGTCGCGACACCCGAGGCGAAAGCGCCGCTGATCACTGCACTCGATCAGGCTGGCGCGACGATACGTGATGTTCAGATTTCGGACGTTTCGCTCGAGTCGCTGTTCACGCAGTTGACTGACGAGCCGAATGCGGACAGTGAGACTGGCGCTCCCAACGAGAAGC
- a CDS encoding MATE family efflux transporter: MTGRGSERGPGEAAIDRLARLLERLGIIDAERFRPTMELAWPRIVTGFAIMSKQTADLAMVGVAVGVSGTAGLAFALAYWEIVAMLGLGLAGGTISLVSQNYGGDETERASLVVIQSILLVVALAVPIMAVFLLFSETLIGLFGAEGETLEYGSTYLVYVAPAALFEMLNLIASRTYTGVGDTFTEMVARAGGAVLNILLSGLFIFGFDMGVAGAAIGTTLSTGFVTVVLAWGMTGRSYGRLGMEPSPVPITRTSAWIDLALARQLIEISAPEVGRRLAQGLVVFPLLWIAATFGPAVVTAVEVGRRVRSQINSVNWGLGLASSSLVGQHLGANDEDEAAAYGAAIIRIAVAAYLVMAVVVIALAEPIATLFGGNGNLEQTTIFIAVSAISAIGLGIDGTASGALLGAGDTRKPFAASLIGRYGFALPVAALGLVTPLGVAGLYLAFLLETFVPGGITYWLFRRGDWRAVSRRYRPSSEAS, encoded by the coding sequence ATGACAGGACGCGGGAGCGAGCGCGGACCAGGTGAGGCGGCCATCGACCGTCTCGCTCGCCTCCTCGAGCGCCTCGGGATTATCGACGCCGAGCGGTTCCGGCCGACAATGGAGTTGGCCTGGCCCCGCATCGTCACGGGGTTTGCAATCATGTCGAAGCAGACGGCCGATCTGGCGATGGTCGGCGTCGCGGTCGGCGTTTCGGGGACCGCAGGGCTCGCGTTCGCGCTTGCATACTGGGAAATCGTCGCGATGTTGGGACTTGGTCTCGCGGGCGGGACGATCTCGCTGGTCTCGCAGAACTACGGCGGGGATGAGACCGAACGGGCGTCGCTGGTGGTCATCCAGAGCATCCTGCTGGTTGTTGCCCTCGCAGTGCCGATTATGGCGGTCTTCCTCCTATTTTCGGAGACGCTGATTGGCCTCTTCGGCGCAGAGGGTGAAACGCTCGAGTACGGGAGCACTTACCTCGTCTATGTCGCACCCGCTGCCCTCTTCGAGATGCTGAATCTGATCGCCAGTCGCACCTACACCGGCGTCGGCGACACGTTCACCGAGATGGTCGCCCGCGCGGGTGGCGCGGTGCTCAACATCCTCCTCAGCGGCTTGTTCATCTTCGGCTTCGACATGGGCGTCGCCGGCGCAGCTATCGGCACGACGCTCTCGACTGGTTTCGTCACTGTTGTCCTCGCGTGGGGGATGACCGGGCGCTCCTATGGCCGTCTCGGGATGGAACCAAGCCCGGTCCCCATCACCCGAACGAGCGCATGGATCGACCTCGCGCTGGCTCGCCAACTGATCGAAATCTCCGCGCCTGAAGTCGGCCGCCGACTCGCACAGGGACTCGTTGTCTTCCCGCTGCTGTGGATCGCCGCAACCTTTGGCCCTGCCGTCGTCACCGCCGTCGAAGTCGGCCGCCGTGTCCGCAGCCAGATCAACAGCGTCAACTGGGGACTCGGCTTGGCCTCGAGTTCGCTCGTCGGGCAACACCTTGGTGCGAACGACGAAGACGAGGCCGCAGCCTACGGCGCTGCGATTATCCGGATCGCGGTTGCAGCGTATCTCGTCATGGCTGTCGTCGTCATCGCCCTTGCAGAACCTATCGCCACGCTCTTCGGCGGGAACGGCAACCTCGAGCAGACGACTATCTTCATCGCGGTCAGTGCAATCAGCGCGATCGGTCTCGGCATCGATGGCACGGCAAGCGGTGCGCTTCTGGGTGCCGGCGACACTCGAAAACCGTTTGCCGCCTCGCTGATCGGGCGGTATGGATTCGCGCTGCCGGTCGCCGCGCTCGGGTTGGTTACGCCGCTTGGCGTTGCCGGCCTCTATCTGGCGTTTCTGCTCGAGACGTTCGTTCCGGGCGGGATCACCTACTGGCTGTTCCGCCGTGGTGACTGGCGTGCCGTGAGTCGACGGTATCGCCCCTCCTCAGAGGCGAGCTGA